One window from the genome of Mycolicibacterium gadium encodes:
- the purH gene encoding bifunctional phosphoribosylaminoimidazolecarboxamide formyltransferase/IMP cyclohydrolase, with the protein MTDRRAIRRALISVYDKTGLTDLARGLHEAGVELVSTGSTAKTIADAGIPVTSVEQVTGFPEVLDGRVKTLHPHVHAGLLADQRKPEHVSALAELGVAPFELVVVNLYPFTQTVDSGAGEDECVEQIDIGGPSMVRAAAKNHPSVAVVVDPLGYDGVLAAVHSGGFTLEERKKLASLAFRHTAEYDVAVAAWMSSVLASEGDAAPPSLPLWTGATWRREAVLRYGENPHQQAALYRYDSGWPGLAQAQQLHGKEMSYNNYTDADAAWRAAFDHEEICVAIIKHANPCGIAISSVSVADAHRKAHECDPLSAFGGVIAANTEVTVEMAETVADIFTEVIIAPAYESGAVDVLARKKNIRVLLASEPQQGGTEFRQISGGLLIQQRDEFTAPGDDSANWELATGSPADPATLADLKFAWLACRAVKSNAIVVAADGATVGVGMGQVNRVDAAKLAVQRAGDRVQGAVAASDAFFPFPDGLEVLTEAGVKAIVHPGGSVRDEEVTAAAAQAGITLYLTGARHFAH; encoded by the coding sequence ATGACTGACCGCAGGGCTATCCGGCGCGCGTTGATAAGCGTGTACGACAAGACCGGTCTCACCGACCTCGCGCGTGGTCTGCACGAGGCGGGTGTCGAACTCGTGTCAACCGGGTCGACCGCGAAAACCATTGCTGACGCCGGTATTCCGGTCACTTCCGTCGAGCAGGTCACGGGGTTCCCCGAGGTGCTCGACGGCAGGGTCAAAACCCTGCACCCGCATGTGCACGCAGGACTGCTCGCCGATCAGCGCAAGCCCGAACATGTTTCGGCACTCGCCGAACTCGGCGTCGCGCCCTTCGAGCTGGTGGTCGTCAACCTCTACCCGTTCACCCAGACCGTCGACTCCGGCGCGGGCGAAGACGAATGCGTCGAGCAGATCGACATTGGTGGCCCGTCGATGGTGCGCGCCGCCGCCAAGAACCATCCGAGCGTCGCGGTGGTGGTCGATCCGCTGGGCTATGACGGTGTGCTCGCGGCGGTACACTCCGGTGGCTTCACGCTGGAGGAGCGAAAGAAGCTGGCCTCCTTGGCATTCCGGCACACCGCCGAATACGACGTCGCAGTTGCGGCGTGGATGTCGTCGGTGCTCGCGTCCGAAGGCGATGCGGCGCCGCCGTCGCTGCCGCTGTGGACGGGCGCGACGTGGCGACGCGAGGCGGTGTTGCGCTACGGCGAGAACCCGCACCAGCAGGCCGCGCTGTATCGCTATGACTCGGGATGGCCGGGCCTGGCGCAGGCGCAACAGTTGCATGGCAAAGAGATGTCATACAACAACTACACCGACGCCGATGCCGCCTGGCGCGCGGCGTTCGACCACGAAGAGATCTGCGTGGCGATCATCAAGCACGCCAACCCCTGCGGGATCGCGATCTCGTCGGTGTCGGTGGCCGATGCGCATCGCAAGGCCCACGAATGCGATCCGCTGTCGGCGTTCGGTGGGGTGATCGCGGCCAACACCGAAGTGACGGTCGAGATGGCGGAGACGGTCGCCGACATCTTCACCGAGGTGATCATCGCGCCCGCCTACGAGTCGGGTGCCGTGGACGTGCTTGCGCGCAAGAAGAACATCCGTGTGCTGCTGGCGTCCGAACCGCAGCAGGGCGGGACTGAGTTCCGTCAGATCAGCGGCGGCCTGCTGATCCAGCAGCGCGACGAGTTCACCGCCCCCGGCGACGATTCCGCCAACTGGGAACTGGCCACCGGCTCACCCGCCGACCCGGCGACGCTGGCCGATCTGAAGTTCGCGTGGTTGGCCTGCCGCGCGGTGAAGTCGAACGCGATCGTGGTCGCCGCCGACGGGGCCACCGTCGGGGTCGGCATGGGTCAGGTCAATCGGGTCGACGCGGCCAAGCTGGCCGTGCAGCGGGCGGGCGATCGAGTGCAGGGTGCCGTCGCGGCCTCCGACGCGTTCTTCCCGTTCCCCGACGGGCTCGAGGTGCTCACCGAGGCCGGCGTGAAGGCGATCGTGCACCCGGGTGGTTCCGTGCGCGACGAGGAGGTCACTGCGGCGGCCGCGCAGGCGGGCATCACGCTGTACCTCACCGGGGCGCGCCACTTCGCGCACTGA
- the purN gene encoding phosphoribosylglycinamide formyltransferase, whose product MQQPLRVPPKVPARVVVLASGTGSLLRSLLDATGGDYPADIIAVGVDRDCPAVDIAASASVPSYTVRLRDHPDREAWDAAITNATAAQEPDLIVAAGFMKILGPHFLSRFMGRIINTHPALLPSFPGAHAVPDALEYGVKVTGCSVHLVDAGTDTGPLLAQEAVPVLDDDDEASLHERIKVVERRLLVDVLAAVATRGVTWTGRKATLG is encoded by the coding sequence GTGCAGCAACCGCTTCGAGTGCCCCCGAAGGTGCCCGCACGTGTTGTGGTGCTCGCATCGGGTACCGGTTCGCTGCTGCGATCCCTCCTCGACGCCACCGGCGGCGACTACCCAGCCGACATCATCGCCGTCGGCGTGGATCGCGACTGCCCGGCCGTCGACATCGCCGCGTCGGCATCGGTACCCAGCTATACGGTGCGGCTGCGCGATCACCCTGACCGCGAGGCCTGGGATGCTGCGATCACCAACGCGACCGCAGCGCAGGAACCAGATTTGATAGTGGCGGCCGGGTTCATGAAAATCCTTGGGCCCCATTTTCTTTCCCGCTTCATGGGCCGGATCATCAACACCCACCCGGCGCTGCTGCCTTCGTTTCCCGGGGCGCACGCGGTACCCGACGCGCTGGAATACGGAGTCAAGGTGACGGGGTGCAGTGTGCACCTCGTCGATGCCGGCACCGACACCGGCCCGTTGCTTGCCCAAGAAGCCGTACCGGTGCTCGACGACGATGACGAGGCTTCCCTGCACGAGCGGATCAAAGTCGTCGAACGGCGGCTGCTGGTGGACGTGCTGGCCGCGGTGGCTACCCGCGGCGTGACCTGGACCGGACGAAAGGCGACATTGGGATGA
- a CDS encoding DUF7218 family protein, translating into MPNPSIKNEKLYEDLREQGNSKQKSARIANAAAARGKSAVGRKGGKSGSYDDWTVADLKKRAKEIGISGYSSLTKSKLIDKIRNS; encoded by the coding sequence ATGCCGAACCCGTCCATCAAGAACGAGAAGCTGTACGAAGACCTGCGCGAACAGGGCAACTCGAAGCAGAAGTCCGCCAGGATCGCCAACGCAGCCGCGGCGCGCGGCAAGTCGGCCGTCGGGCGCAAGGGTGGGAAATCCGGGTCATACGACGACTGGACGGTCGCGGACCTGAAGAAGCGCGCCAAGGAGATCGGTATCTCCGGCTACTCATCGCTGACCAAGTCGAAGCTGATCGACAAGATCCGCAACTCCTAG